The segment CCACAAACCAACACTTATGTATACATACCCCGGTTAAAATGCTAACTTCCCCACAAGCTGCAGTTCATCCTTCTAGAATCCCCACTAATCTCTTAATAAACCGAAACCCGCTGCTAACCTCGATCCTACAATCCGCAAGTCGTCACTTCCTACTCACCTTGTTTGCGGCATAAACCAATCTCTATCTTTGTGACCGTCAATTTAATCTACATAGAAGAAAGTTTCAAATCTTGTACATAGAGACGCGAAACAAGTATAAGATTGTTTGCATACGAATGATAGAGGGCAAGGCTCTAAGATAAGATGGCGATGGCCAAGAAGGCACGGCAGAGAATAAGTTACGGTATGTCAACAGCCCCTGATTTCGTTGTGCGTGATGGCGTCGCATCCATTCTCCGTATTGGATATGGAAAGGAACAAAAGATTCTTCAGAAGCTAATGAAATTGTTCTGCGCGATTGTAGTCTTACCACTTGCGAATTCTCCGGGCGGACATAGATTAGGTGTGAATGGTTTGGCCGTGGATAGTGAGCAATCAATTTTGTGAGTCCTGTGGCTTTTGTGTTGCGGTTTTACTTCTTTGGTCATATGTCAGTGGAGTTTTCAAAGAGAAGAGCTTTAGTTAGCAATGGGCGCATGGGTTAACAAGACAAAGATACTCAGGAGGCCGAGATGGTGCTATTTGCGCCTGGGATCTAAATTTGGATCTGCGACCGAAAGAACCCTCCACCAATAATCCATTCGACGATCCGCCTTCATCCGAATCTAAGCCAAAGTCTGCGACTACTTTCAGAGCCCAAACTCAAGCTCATACGCATTGGGTTAATGACATAGTACTTGCGAAAAATAACACAGCGCTGGTGAGCGCATCGAGCGATTTAACTGTGAGGGTTTGGAGACCTTTGGAGAAGGACAGTGAACCGGTGACAATTGGTCAGCATGCAGATTATGTGAAATGCCTCGCCAGTCCTGGCAAGACCGCCAATTGGGTTGCTTCGGGTGGTCTAGATCGACGAATTTGTCTCTGGGATTTGAATGGAGGCGGAAAACAACTCGAGATTGAAGTCGGCGATGAGGATACGTCTGAAAAAGGATCGGTATATGCGTTGAGTACTGGGAGCAATATACTAGCAGCTGGCGGGCCAGAATCAATCGTGCGACTCTGGGATTCGAGGACGGGGAAGAGAATCACAAAGTTTGTGGGCCATACAGATAATGTTAGggatatattgattaatgaAGCGGGCGATATGATTATGACGGCGAGTTCGGATCAGACAGTTAAGGTGTGGAGTATGACGGCTGGAAGATGTATGCATACACTCACAATGCATAATGATAGTGTGTGGTCGCTGTTTTCTGAGGATCCATCGCTTGGCGTTTTTTACAGTAGCGATCGCTCTGGGTTGGTAGCCAAGACAGACATCAGAGGCACACTGGGAGAACTAGACGATGGCGTTTCGCTAGCGCTTGCGCAAGAAAATGATGGCGTTACTAGAGTTATTGCTTCCGGGGAGCATGTCTGGACAGCAACATCAAGTTCCTCTATCAATCGATGGGCAGATGTCGATACTGGGTCCGATATTCAATTACCGGAAGCCTATCAGCGTCATCGCGCTACTAGCTCTGTGTCAAAGCCTAGGGCGGCTTCGCCTCCTGTCACTAATGGGCAACCTAAGAAAGAGATTCCTCTTAAATCCATCCTGAGGATTTCAAATACGGCAAGCTTTCCGGCGCCAACTGTAAGAGATTCGGATTCTGTCACCAATTTCTCATTAGTTAATGGTGGAGGGAAAGCTTCCGAGCCAATTGTGGATCAGGATTTGGGAGTGATTGTTCCAATTTATACGTTACCTGAAGAAACTATCGAGGGGCAACATGGTCTAGTTAAGCACAAGCTTTTGAATGATCGCAGGAGGGTTTTGACTTTAGATACTGCTGGAGATGTACTATTATGGGATCTTCTCAAAGTAGGCGAACTTTACACAAATGTTTTTAGACAAAGGGCTGATTATAGAATAGTGCATTCCTATCAAATCTTTCGGGAAATGTCATCTCGAAGATGTAGAACCGGAAGTCAATACAATGGAAGCTGTGGCGCCTTGGTGTTCGTTGGATACTAGAACCGGTCGATTGGCTGTTGTTTTAGAGGAGTACAATTGTTTCGATGCGGAGATGTATGCGGATGAACTAGAACTGCAAGATGATGTTGAGTTTAGGGAGGATCAAAGAAGTAAGTCTATTCTTCggggagattggagatttcaGGTTAACAATTCATAGTAAACCTCGGGAAGTGGATATTACGGTATATATTTTCCAGACTGGTTGATGAGCAGATCAAGAAGGACGAAGCCTTCCGCGCTGAGCTTAACGAAAGTGCCAAAGCAAGACGAGAAGCTAGCCCGCCAAGCTCTATCATTATACCCAATGCTTCTGTAACTGCTTGGGATCAGCAAGGTACCTTGACTCCACGAGCAAATGGCGCTCATTATTCTGCTATGACCCCTGGGATGGGCATTGGTGTTGCCACTCCTGGGCTTGGTAGCCATCTACCTTCTGTGTCTGAAGATGGCGGGCCGTTGGATAAAAGAGGATCACAAGCAAGTCGGAGCTCAGTGGAAAAGCCAGACTATTTCGGAAGCTCGGCAATCACAAATGATCCTCCTAAACAAACAGTTGTCACAACAAGCGACAGTCAAGATGCTAAATCCCCGGCGGTAGATACAGAAAAGGAGAACAATGGTAAAGATAGCAGCAAGTCTTTTGGCATGAAGTTCCGTAAAGGGATGTCTTTCGGGACGAAGAAGCTTGGTCGTTCATCTTCTACTACTATGGACAAACCAGTCGTACTAGACGACAGCAAAGATAAAGCCACAGACGAAGGATCAGAGTCATCGGAAGCGGGTGATAAACCTCCTGCCGaaaaagaagtcgaagataATTTCAATGGTACGATACAGAAGATCCGAAACGAATACGATAAACTACTTGCGGAGAATCCGATTCAAGAAGTTGAGACTGGTATCACGCCTAGTTTGCCACCCGAGACACCGGTGCTCAAGATTCCTGGCGGCACTACGGTtatcattcaagaagaaaCGAGTGGTGGTGTCAAGGATCTGTATAGAGGCAGTGTAGAGACGGTGGGTGAAGATGCTGATCTTATTGCCGAGAAAGCTCCAATGTGGCTGGGCGAACTACTCCTAAAGGTATctatctccctctccctcttcaagCCCACACTTCATGTTCCATCCTCCCAGTACTGAGATCTAACAACCAACAGAACAAAATCCCACTCAAAGATCCTGTCAAagtatcattcattcttcaaccCTACCAAGATCTTCTCCCCTCTATCGCAGGCCCTGATGGTAACGCAAGACTCAATGCAAATCGCATGTTAAGAGTTAAGAAGATTCTGGCTTATGTGGCGGAGAGAA is part of the Botrytis cinerea B05.10 chromosome 13, complete sequence genome and harbors:
- the Bcduf1 gene encoding Bcduf1 produces the protein MAMAKKARQRISYVLPLANSPGGHRLGVNGLAVDSEQSILYSGGRDGAICAWDLNLDLRPKEPSTNNPFDDPPSSESKPKSATTFRAQTQAHTHWVNDIVLAKNNTALVSASSDLTVRVWRPLEKDSEPVTIGQHADYVKCLASPGKTANWVASGGLDRRICLWDLNGGGKQLEIEVGDEDTSEKGSVYALSTGSNILAAGGPESIVRLWDSRTGKRITKFVGHTDNVRDILINEAGDMIMTASSDQTVKVWSMTAGRCMHTLTMHNDSVWSLFSEDPSLGVFYSSDRSGLVAKTDIRGTLGELDDGVSLALAQENDGVTRVIASGEHVWTATSSSSINRWADVDTGSDIQLPEAYQRHRATSSVSKPRAASPPVTNGQPKKEIPLKSILRISNTASFPAPTVRDSDSVTNFSLVNGGGKASEPIVDQDLGVIVPIYTLPEETIEGQHGLVKHKLLNDRRRVLTLDTAGDVLLWDLLKCIPIKSFGKCHLEDVEPEVNTMEAVAPWCSLDTRTGRLAVVLEEYNCFDAEMYADELELQDDVEFREDQRINLGKWILRYIFSRLVDEQIKKDEAFRAELNESAKARREASPPSSIIIPNASVTAWDQQGTLTPRANGAHYSAMTPGMGIGVATPGLGSHLPSVSEDGGPLDKRGSQASRSSVEKPDYFGSSAITNDPPKQTVVTTSDSQDAKSPAVDTEKENNGKDSSKSFGMKFRKGMSFGTKKLGRSSSTTMDKPVVLDDSKDKATDEGSESSEAGDKPPAEKEVEDNFNGTIQKIRNEYDKLLAENPIQEVETGITPSLPPETPVLKIPGGTTVIIQEETSGGVKDLYRGSVETVGEDADLIAEKAPMWLGELLLKNKIPLKDPVKVSFILQPYQDLLPSIAGPDGNARLNANRMLRVKKILAYVAERIEPASEQPKPEVMKPEDYLDLYCYEQKLPITMSLATLRAHVWKGGADVLLYYKSNGTRTIRSERLTEENEDGEQNSGDTGNGNGITGAGTGNGNGAAAPATGGGTTSFVGS